In the genome of Raphanus sativus cultivar WK10039 chromosome 9, ASM80110v3, whole genome shotgun sequence, the window AATAGGTCTCCCACGTACTGTACATTGTTAAGGCATAGGTATGATACGTTTTCTAGGCAAATccgaaaaatatggaaacttccatattcGGTTATAGATGTTTCCTAAATCTATCCTCAAATATCTTGGAGAATTTTTTTCTCCACGATCTCTTCATCGATGATCCCATCTTCTATTCTTCTTCCTCCCTATTccattctcttctctcttctctccatcaTTACAACATGGTTCTAATCTATGTTAAATCTGGTGAATAGATGTGTAGTTCCAGCGACCAGTGGAGTTTCATGGTAGACAAAGCAAGGCGTGGTCGAATGATACCATTAGAGACTACTACTTTGTTGGAGCACCTCAAGATCATGGTGTGTGAGGATTATGGCGTGGAACCTGATTCCGTTAATGCAGAGTTCAGCTATGAGATGGTGGATCAAAGAGGGAATCCTCCCATAATAATCAGCAATGATCGACAAGTATCTAACTTTGTGGCCTATGCGAAGAAGGGTTCGTCTACAACCTTGTGTGTCACGTTCGCTAGTAGTGGTGTAAATCAAAAGGAACGCGTCAATATCGATTTGAATAAGGAGCCGTGTGATTCAAGTAATGTTGATGACGAGGAAGATCCTGACAGAAATCGAGCAGAGTTTGTCAAAACTTCAAAGGAGTCTTGCGTTAGAAGGAAGGATCATGTCGCTGCGGATGCTTGCGGTGATGCCGGTTTAAGGAGTGAAAATAATGGAGATAGTGAAAAGGATGATCGAACTTGGAGCGGAGATTTCGTGAAGAAGAATCaaattttcagaaataaaaagGTTTTGAAGGCAACACTGGAGATTTGGGCGATGAAGCATAATTTCGATTTCATTGTTAAGAAGTCTACAAAAAAATGGTGGTATATTCgatgtaaggatgcattgtgcaACTGGTCTGTGCGTGCGGAATGTCTGGATGGGTCTACATATTTCATGATCAACAAGTGTGAGGCAAGACATTCATGTGCTCCTTCAAAGAAAAGCAAATTCGGAAAGACCGCATCGGCAAGAACAATTGGGAGACTGATACAACATCGATTTGATGATGCAAATGATGGACCCAAAGCAAACGAGATCATTAAATTCATGAGAATGGAGCATAGTTGTGAGATCAGTTATTGGCACGCATGGGAAGCTCGTGATTTTGCAATTGCAGCTGCTAGAGGTATACCAGATGAGAGCTAtgcaaaaataccaaaatatttgcatATGATCAAAGAAGCTAATCCTGGTACACATACTGAATATGAAACTACAGAGAAGGGGAGATTCCTCTATCTATTTATCTCGTTTGGACAATCAGTTACATGGTTCTACAATGCAATGCGTAGGGTGATTGTTGTCGATGGAacttttctgaaaaataaatacaaaggaGTTCTCCTTGTTGCTACTGCTGTTGATGGTAACTCTAATTTGTATCCGATTGCATTTGGGGTTGTTGATTCTGAGAATGACGATTCATGGGGGTGGTTCTTTAGACAGTTGAGCGTGGTTGTAGCTGACTCCAAGGACTTGGCTTTTATTTCTGATAGAAATGCATCGATCGCTAAAGCGATTGGGACTGTCTACCCTCAATCAACACATGGAATTTGCATTCATCACTTGCTGACCAATGTGGTTAAATCGTTTAAGGGAAACGGTTGGACAGCGTTGGTCGAACAGGCTTCAAAGGCATATAGGTACTCTGAATTTGAGGAACGTATGACCAAAATTTTTGATATGAGTCCAGAGCTCGGGAGATACTTACAGGAGGCTGATGTGCGAAAATGGAGTCGTTCTCTCTTCCCTGGTTCCAGGTATGACATTAGGACCACAAACCCCGCAGAGTCGATAAATTCTCTTTTGAGAATACCTAGAGAATATCCGGTTATTCTGTTGCTGGATAGTATAAGGGAATTTATGACTTGATGGTTCTACGAGCGTCACCTGTAAAAATCTCCTCCAACCGATTGATCTCTTGATATGACACCTTTCCAGCTCCCATCCAGTTGATGCATCTAGGACCATCCACAAAAGCTTTGTCCAGTTTCTTACCACAAAGCTTTCCAATCTTTGATACAgcttccattgcccaaatctgCAAGGCGTAGGAGAATCCATCTAAGACATAACTACTTGTCTTCTCCTTCAGTTTGTAGCGGTTCTTGGCTATTGACTCGCAGAGAAGATCATACGAAGCAACTCCCCAAGGATACTTTCGAGCCTTCTCAATATCCATGACCACCTTGATGTATTTGAGAGGGATATTCTGCTTCTCATCTCTCGCTAAAACGACACAAAGAATGAAGGCAAGGTAGATCAGCCGTATGCGATCTGCATTCTTCCACTTCTTGACAGAGTCCTTGTCCTTATTCCACAGATTGAAGAGTGTAACTGTCTCGTCTTTCCTCCTCAAAACCATGCTCCATAAACCACCATCAAATTTCCACTCTTCAAACTCCGAAAGGGAGATACTCGTGTTGCACTCAAACCCGGTTACTGCGTGGTACTCTTGAAATGAGAATCGAAGTGGTCTCCTCACAAAGACAAACCAAAGCTCGTGAAGCTTGTAAGTCACCAGCTCCCTGCATAAGAAGCTGTGTACCACTCTCGCCGAGTACCCGAGACCGTTTTCATGAAGCTTAAAAATCTGAGCAAACACCGGATCTTTCTTCACAACATCCAGCTCCTTTGGCATCCACGCTGTGAACTTCTTAATTATGTAGTCGATCCTGCAGTTGTTATTGATCTGAGACACCTGAGGCTCTTCGCCCTCCTTAAAAAGCCTCTTTGGTAACTTCTCCGACATATCTACAAGGCATGAGATCATCATCATTAGTTCAATttgtaaaatatcaatatcatCACAAACGATGAGATCAAAATAAAACTGTTTTTACATTTACATTCTCTCTTTCCTAGAATCGATCAATAAACAAGTCACATATCTATTCAATAACCATTTTTCCAATCAAAGAACAACAAACTAACAATCGAAATAATGTGGGTAATGAGagcagaaacaaacaaaatcctATTCTAGAAGCATTTTTCCAATCGGACAACAACAAAGTAAGAATATAAACACTACAAGAACAACTACTCTACATTCAAATCGGACAACAAAAGCCCTACATATCAAAGAACAACTACTCAACTACAACTACTCTACATTACAAACTTATAAACCTCAAGATCAGACAACAACTAAGCCAACATATCAAGAACCAACTAAGCCGAAAAGTAAATACAATCGAAAACATTAATATGTAAAGAGAAAAGCGTGGTGTATAAGATTATAAACCAACAAGTAAATTAATTTACTTTAAGAAAAATATCCAAATCGAGAATCACAAAATCTAGGTCAAAATCGACAATCACAAAATCTAGGTCAAGAAGTAAAATTGAAGTAATCGAATACATAATTTGAAGAAACCTCCTAATATTGACGAAATTGATGGAAGAACCCACCGATTTTGACCTTACCCGATGAAACAACTCAAAGAAGGAAGTATCGATTGTGTTCCTTCGGTGTGGTCGAAGAGGAAGATGAGGAACAAGAGGGTAGGACTTTTTGTAGGAGAGATGAAGAGAGCGTTGGAGAGGAGAAGGATTGAGCAGGAGAAGAGATGAAACTACTCTTCAATCGCCATAGATGGAGCTCGTCGAAGAAGAAgggtgaaaaataaaatagaaaggGGATTTAGGGTAAGGGAGTAAATCGATGCccctttggattttttttttttactttttaaattttacttttttaatttattagaaaatctaaatgcatttaaaattaattacgaaaatctaaaaaatatattataaatctacTTAATCAATAATTAAAGGGCATTAGGGTATTTACAAGGTTTCAAAATCCTATTTTCCTAAACAATCTAACTAAAATCCTAATGTGACAAATGGGAGAAAAAAGTGGATCTATTTCCCAATTTTCTCTATAGTTTAAGGGTTTAGTAAATCGACAAAAACAAATGTGTTTAATAATTTGTGCTCAAAGATATATTAACGggttaaatataataattaaacgGGCTTGTATTGTTTTGGTTAAGtcacatgtttttattttcaaggAATAGTTTTAAATGAAACTGGTTTAAGAGTAGTGGCATAAAGATGTAAATATTGAAGAAAACTTAGGACTAAATACTAagtatatttcaattttaatagattagattatgtCATTTGGGATCTATATTTTTTAATGAATGTGACTCTTGGATATTCCTCTCATCCCTAAATGGACAAATATCTATACTACTGTAAAGCCCATGTAATTCATCTATTATCATATGACACAAAATCAAAGTTGGAATGTagttaatttgtttaaaaaagcAATAAAGACCAACCGCAACAACACAATTATCAATGACCTTTATCAAGACATGCCTATTCTTACTTATTAGTATCAGTACATTCAAGTTTACTATATAGTTTTCCATTATATGGAAAGTTCTCAAATTAAACAGGAAAATACAAAAGATTGAAAGTAACCATCTTCAAACATTAAGTCAAAAAACCATCttcaaacataatttttataatttgcgTGCTATCATTTGTTTAACAATCTTAAATTTCTGTGTGATTTAATTGATTGACAATATCTAaggtttttgtgtgtttatatgTCAATTATGAGATAGAAGCAAGGTTCAAGCCGAACTATCAATACTTGCTATTTTCATACATCTACAAATAATTGAACAGTTAAGTCTATCCACAAGCTTGGGAGTAGGTCTTGAATGAcctcttatttgtttttgttttattctggATTTTCGTAGTGCTCTAGAGGTTATTCAAACAAGTTCCTGAAGAGATTTTTACCttgataattttgtttttgcttaatattttgttttgttagtttTGAAATTATGATATTGTATTTTGCCAATACTTTTTGTGACGGGTTGTCCCGTGGACCCCGGCTGAGCATCTACTATAACTCCTCACATGTGCGTCCCTCACGGGTCACGGCATATGTAAGTTATTGTTGTGTTTAATGAAAGGCACCTGATACAGGAAGGCCTGACTTATTTCTGGGTAGAATAGGTGCTGTTAGGAGAGTTACAGCAGCAGAAGCTGAGATGGCTGTTCAAGGGATTTGATCACGGGACTACTAGTTGAAGAGACGATGAGACAGAGAGAAAAGTATTGAGGAGGAAAATGTGTCTTGTGAAGAGAGAGTTTGAGTCGGTTAAAAGCTATGTCAGTACTTTTACTAATGTCAGAGAAACAACCATCGAAGAGCTCTTTGGACCGCCAGTCTCTTTGGACCGCCAGTCTCATAAACTTACATTCATCAACATTACAAATTTTACCATCGTCTCTAGTTTATGTGTTTTTGTTAATGGCCAAGAAGGTTGGTGACACAGCTAGAAGGAAGGAGAGAAGGCGCAAAAGGAGGTTGAAGTTcttgatccaaaaaaaagaaagaaaaaaaaggaggtTGAAGTTCAGAACTGATGGAAGAAAATGTGAAACTGACGGCACCTTTTGACAAGAAAGAAGCTCAGCTTCTTGCTTTGAACAACAATGTAAAGTTATGCCTTTAAGTGCATCAAACATCTGATCTTGCATCTATATTCGCCTGCATCGTTTTTGGCTCATATCTCATtgtcatttttattattcttgAAAGAATGTTTTAGATTGTTGCAAAGCTTCTTActccatttttctttctttcagatACAACATTTTTGTAACTTTTCTCtgtaaatatactatatagCTTATAGAGCCTGCCAAATTTATTATGGCTTATAGATTGCTTTTCTTCACGGAAAGAATGCTAAAGATTGAGTCTTTTTATATCTTTTCTTTCTATCTCCCTAAGTTACCTTATAGTTGCAATCTTTGTAgatgtttgaaatttatttgattgtttttttctttcatcatCTAGATACTGAAAACATAACTGGACTGTATATGTACGTGGAGCTACAGTGAGGATCTTCCTGTGGTTATAACGAAGGTCAGCTTCCACTTGCATTCAAGTTTCAAGAACCTTACTAGAGTGGTTGATTGAATTCACCTCCTTTTATATTGTCAGAGTATGGTTGGGGAGAATTATAGAATCAATATCACCATCTTCTTCCACGCCTATATATGTTTAAAGGAGTTGAAGTTGTGAGTACCTCTTTGTGATTGTGAATCTCAGTGGAGTAAGTTGTGTGTATACATCTTCTAGGATCTATTGAACTTCTTCCAGGTCTTACATGTTAAAGCTTAACCCGGAGATTCTACAGTGGTCCTCAGTCTCCCAACATACCCGTCATGGCTGAATCTTACAGTAAGATTGTCTTCCCTGACCCTTTTGAAAGTTTCTTCTCCCATGTGTGTTATTACCCGGCTGTTCACTTCTCCAACCTCCCAGATGGATTTAACCTGCTCATTAGGTGCATTCTTGTTCTGGTGGTATCTAGTGGAAGCAGTCGTTATTGCTTAGTCATGATAATTATCTTCACTCGCTAATAGAACGCACTATGAGATGGAAAAAAGGAGACAACAAGGATCATCCGGTTTGAATTTGGTCTTTAAAGTTCTCAGACGCAGATGAGCTAAAAAGACAGTTGATCATGGTAGTCTAGATAAGCAACCCGAAGATTTTTAGTTTTCCTCTGGCTATGAATGTTTTAACAACAGAGAGAAGTTGGCTAGGAATTTTTTGTATGATACACTTCATATGCGTCACTGGGGAGATATCTTAATATCTGGACACCTTTTCTTAACGGTTACAACTTGTAGCAATATGGTTGTATGTGACAGTAAACAATGCATATGCAATagctcatctttttttttttttttttgcgtatGCATTAGACAGTAAACATGCATTTGCATTAGCTCATCTTATTTGCGACTTCCTCAAATCTTCTCTTGTCATATGTTAGTACATTGGGTGCAAACTTTATGTTACAAATTTTCTTCTAAAGCATAAGCATCACAGGTTTGTGAATGtgtgaaaaaagaagaagtaaactgagttttttttaaaaaaaaatttgtgtgGGAATTTGCATGGTCTCTCTAATGGTATTTTTCTTGCCTTCTCTGAATAGTAGAGGAGGCAATGGAGGAAGCAAGCGAGGAGGGATGAGTTCTTCTTGAAACATGACCTCAAAAACAAGTAATTTCTCCTTCTGTTCTATATGTAAGTCATCTTCTTAtcgtcgacaaaaaaaaagtcatccTCTTATCctgtattttcattttcattcaaTAGGACATGTATGGCGTCGATTTAGGACTTCgtagattttttttagtttcttttctaTGTTAGAAGAAGCACCACATTAACTTCTCATGTGTAGGGACTTGTGACACTGACATTTTTCAGGCTCTTGTTTAGTGAAGCCCAAAATTTCATAATAGTCACATGTGACTTGTAAAGACAAAGAAGTTGAAATCCTTGTTGTTCTTTGTGGCCATAGAACATGGGAAATTAACTTCCCCACTTTAGGTTATCCaaagaagagaacaaaaaatcaaattggTGGCTCAAATTGGATGGTGGGGAATATACGTCTGCTTATGTGTTATGGCACTCTTTGCTTAGATGGTGTTTTAGGTTTTTGGATAGTAGCCACATGGGTAAGTCTTATGGTTTCAGGTCAATGGACCCTCACACTTAAGCCCCTTCTGATTTCTCTTGGCTCTGCTTTTTctaatatgttttcttcttcttgcctCCTTTTTCATTAccatttttagttaatttattttGCGGAGGTACTTGTTGAACATCACATGCCTTACTTTCCCCCTCTTTTGTTGGTGGGTCTATGAGTTTACTAACTTCTCAAACATTCTTCAAAGTTACAACAGTGTTTAGTTGCAGAAATTTAAACTGATAATAACAGACTTTCTGATCTGCCTTTTCTGGTTTTGTTGTTCTAGATGTTTATGTGTGCTGTGTTTGTGTTTGGACTCTGTTTAGTCCGTCGGCTCTGTTTTCTAGGATCGTTGTATCTCCGGAATTTGTATAAGTTTCATCATGGTTAATATAATCATCTTTagtatgtaaaaaaaaacatgttacttCCAAGTTGGAAGTCAGGATAATATAATAGTAGCAAAACAGAATGTTCAACGAGAAATTAAAACATGTTAATTGACCAGTGACACAATAATCGGACTAACATGTTTTGTATCCATTTTGTTCTCAAGAGTTATCCTACACCATAATTTTCATGATTCATTTAATGTACATAGGttcttatattaaaatgttaagccggtagaattttaataaaaactactCTCCGTTTCTAAACAAATGTCACTTTAaaatttttcacacagattaataaaatgacgaaaatatatgtaaaattttattaattacacatttctgaccaataatatttgagataaataacattatttataaaatcaatgtagttttcaattaattttaagttgaaaaataaatataatttgcacTGAAATTATAAAGTGACATTTtctgtgtaacaagaaaaaaatgttagaatgacacttattataaaacggagagagtatttgGCAATGAGGAGATTACTGCATATTCTTTACATATATTACTgtaaaattcatttatttccaatatagattttattagtttaaaatttaattattcaaaaaatttaacatttacaAAGTAGGATACATTAAAGATTTTCTATGCCGATTGtctataaaaatacataaaaattacaCGTTTAAAAATAGACAAATTAtgaatttgatttaaaatagataaatgaAATGGAGTAAAggtaaaattgttttaaaagcCTAAGgctataataaaaaaaactttaaaaatagaaaacaccAAAgccaacaaataaaaaagaaaaacatgcgTCCTattgatatcttgtgtatttacatgtttttaagcttCATTCTAGTCCTTATATTGTTCCTTTGCATGCATTTATAGTGCATTTAGGTCGCATTGCATTACatttgtctctatcagatattggagatgcttgttggtgactttggagacatttgaggggttttgagtcaaaagagtgaaagatgaacatggatgaaggccttaaactatcttttgaagctcaaattttgggaagacaaagtaaattgagttagctttctaatggaggtggtttcaagtcatttggatctgtattgaaggagttatgatcaatctactggaggcatatcaaCCCTGTAGCGACATCAGCGTAGCGACCTCGCCTGGTCGCTAAGACGCAACCCGAGCCATCATAGCGACATGCGTAGCGACTTACCAAGTCACTATGATGGGAGAAGCCAGAACCCAAGAAATGACTAAGTGTCCGTAGCGACCTCTGCGTAGCGACATGATCACGTCGCTAGGAGGCCACCCGAGTGAGCGTAGCGACCACCATAGCGACTTGCAAAGTCGCTACAGATCCTGAAGAGTTAAAGAGTTCTGTAGCGACCTACCTGTAGCGGGAAGCAAGGTCGCTACGGGCGAAAAAACTGCTTTTTTTTATTGGGTTGATCCAGGAttgttgggttgacccaacTCGTTTTTAGGCTTCTATAAATACCCTTTAGACCTAATTTTGAGGGAgatcttgtttttctttgtaatcacattagctattttggtgaaagacttaatcttgagcttcttttcatctctatctcttgtgattattaatcaatcttgaccactaagcatgattaaccttcaatcatccatgggttttgggttattcatgtctattagtgagtagttaccttttggattcatgggctagggtgattagagtgattaagtgaagatctaagggtgtttagtgttagatctcttgtttccttgcttgtctacttctcttaatgctagattaaagttggcctctttaatctagagctctagacatttcccacccacaaggtgtttgatgaaatgtctgaaccaagtagagcttgctctaaacttaccttacacaaagaccattgtgttaagggagtttagatagttaatagactcatccttaatgattgcttagatcttttaggttCAAAGACCTTTGGTGTCTAGTTGATCAAAGCAAATGAGCAtccttcttgaccatagagcttgcttatttcagtgttctagacttaaggaagttattgattgaaagtttgccaCCCTTAGATTGAATCTTAATCACTTGAaatcaaatgcctagccccatgagtcctattgtcctagattgattgaaagcttgtttctttattgcactttagcatagttctagttcatatcatcattgaaaacctgattgcacttagattaagcatggtcttgcattccctttgctttagaatcacttaggattggttcgacacaTCTCTTATACTActtcatttgatagggacccgAAAAGTCTTgtcatcaaattggcgccgttgccaagttctattgtgattttgacattgggatttagtcatttgcttgagactaagtcatttttattgttattgtgatattggctctgctttttcctctttctttttcatttcaggtgtatgaacttgagaagtagagggactacaaacctcactcctctagtaccagacatccgggctttggaaagagagaatacaagaagaaggagagaagaggagcaacaggctcatttcaacagattgggttttgatatggctcaccatcagaaccagaatcaagatggagagatccctttgagagctgcccaagagggaaatggtcaaggagctgccaaccttcgaccacaCCACCCACAACGCCAAGCTAGAGCCATTGGGGCCTATGATCAACCTCACATCAATGGTCATAGGTTGGGAATAAGAGCGCCTGCTGTGGAAaataacaactttgagatcaagtcaggactgctcaaCATTattgagaacaacaagtatcatggtcttgCTACTGAAGATCCTTTTGACCACTTGGACAAGTTTGATAGCTACTGTGGTTTGTCCAAGACCAATGGAGTGTCAGAAGATGCTTTGAAGCTCAGGCTCTTCCCTTTCTCTCTGGGAGACAAGGCAagacagtgggagaagtctctccCAAGTGACTCTATCACTACTTGGGATGAGTGCAAGGAAGCCTTTCTAGACaagttcttctccatctccaggACAGCTAAGATCAGAAATGAGATCTCTGGGTTTCAGCAGAGGAACTTAGAAAGTTTCAGTGAAGCATGGGAGAGGTTCAAAGGCTACCAAGCTCATTGCCCACACCATGGCTTCTCCAAAGAGAGCTTGTTGAGTACCTTCTACAGGGGAGCTATACCACAGTGCAGAAACAGACTTGATACAGCCAGCAATGGGTTCTTCTTAGGCAGAAACGAAGTGAATGCAGAGGAGCTGATAGAGAACATGGCCAAGAGTGACTCAGTATACAGTGAGGATCATGATAGAGTCAACAGAAGTGATGATCAGCAGACCAAGAAAGAGCTCAAGTCTTTGGAAGAGAAGCTGGACCTACTTCTTGCCACCAAAGCTAAACTGGATCAGATGAAATCAGTTGGGGAACAGCAACAAAAGCAGGTTGCTGAGATCAAGAAGATTGATGGCTTGGAAGGACATGAAGAGGTGTGctttatcaacaacaatggaACTTGGTATAGGAAAGAGCCCAACTTTCAATACCAAAACAACTACCAGCAAAAGCCCCTCTACAACAACCAACAAGGTGGTTATCAAAGCAACCAGCCTACTCAAGCTAGAGGAAGCTCTTCTCAAGCTCAAGTTCCAAGTTCAACCACGGAATCTATGTTCAAACAAATCCTAGAAACTCAAGGGAAATTTGCTAAGGACATTGGAGATGAgttcaaggctgttcatgccaAGATTGATGGAACTTATTCTGACCTTAACAACAAGTACATGCAACTTGCCTCTCACGTCAAAGCTTTAGAGAGCCAGGTTGCTTCTTTGCCTTCATCCTCCAAGCAGCCTATGGGAACTCTACCAGGGAAAGCAGAGGCAAACCCAAGAGAACATTGCAATGTTCTCCTCTCTAGTGACACTTCTCGGGTCGCCAACTACGAGAGagaggtagatgagattgaAAGATTGGTGTTTGGAACTGAAATTGAACAGGTTGAGCATGTGGTTGTTGCAACAGCTGAGTCCAAGATTGTGCAAGAAGCTGACAGGATAGTTGCAGCAAAGGTTGAGCAGAGCAGAGAgcacaaggctgagaaaccAGTTGAGAGAAGATCTGATCAGAAGCTGAATGTGGTGAAGCTGGAAGACACTGAGGTTGAGCTATCCCCCTATGACAAGCTCCCTTTTCCAGAGAGATTCCTCACCAAAGCTCAAAAGAAGGTGGTCTCCAAATTCAGAAAAGACTTGAGTGATATTGGAGTAAGGCTTCCAGAGATTCACAACATGCAAGCTGCTCATGTCCAGATGATGCTCATCAAAGACATTCTAGACCACCAAGCTGAAGTAGCAGAGCTCCTGGACATCTCTACACTCAAGCTTGATCCACCAATCCCACCCAAGTCCCTCCCTAAACTAGGACACCAAGGGATGTTCACTTTGCCTTGCTCCCTTGGAAAGCTTAACTTTGATGATGCTCTAGtggattctggtgcaagtgtgaatgtgatctcaCTTGAGGTGATGAAGAGTCTAGGGATTGAGCACATGCTACAAGACACATCTCAGCTCCAATTTGGGGATTCCTCTTCTACAACCCCAATTGGTATCATCAAGGATTTCCCTTTGAAGCTTGGAGCATGCACCATCCCTATAGACCTCACTGTTTTGAAAATGGCAACTGAGAAGATAGTCCCATTGATCCTTGGCAC includes:
- the LOC130500176 gene encoding uncharacterized protein LOC130500176, whose protein sequence is MELGIRAPAVENNNFEIKSGLLNIIENNKYHGLATEDPFDHLDKFDSYCGLSKTNGVSEDALKLRLFPFSLGDKARQWEKSLPSDSITTWDECKEAFLDKFFSISRTAKIRNEISGFQQRNLESFSEAWERFKGYQAHCPHHGFSKESLLSTFYRGAIPQCRNRLDTASNGFFLGRNEVNAEELIENMAKSDSVYSEDHDRVNRSDDQQTKKELKSLEEKLDLLLATKAKLDQMKSVGEQQQKQVAEIKKIDGLEGHEEVCFINNNGTWYRKEPNFQYQNNYQQKPLYNNQQGGYQSNQPTQARGSSSQAQVPSSTTESMFKQILETQGKFAKDIGDEFKAVHAKIDGTYSDLNNKYMQLASHVKALESQVASLPSSSKQPMGTLPGKAEANPREHCNVLLSSDTSRVANYEREVDEIERLVFGTEIEQVEHVVVATAESKIVQEADRIVAAKVEQSREHKAEKPVERRSDQKLNVVKLEDTEVELSPYDKLPFPERFLTKAQKKVVSKFRKDLSDIGVRLPEIHNMQAAHVQMMLIKDILDHQAEVAELLDISTLKLDPPIPPKSLPKLGHQGMFTLPCSLGKLNFDDALVDSGASVNVISLEVMKSLGIEHMLQDTSQLQFGDSSSTTPIGIIKDFPLKLGACTIPIDLTVLKMATEKIVPLILGTPFLTTVGACIDFANNKVTLLNVNKAVSYPLQSLKLKPEYCGTITCGASSIEKTKAALSGIEKEVLGEESPKEDVSEATKASHGKKKIVKESHPPPLEKTPHTLTLHPMKLKDEAIEYKIKCKGRFKPFSSARAIFTPQLQNDPIKLQELLSQVLTITLEGGKDSPSH